In one Arachis duranensis cultivar V14167 chromosome 9, aradu.V14167.gnm2.J7QH, whole genome shotgun sequence genomic region, the following are encoded:
- the LOC110275723 gene encoding secreted RxLR effector protein 161-like, giving the protein MDNAKAMDTPMSTTCYLDKDEQGKSIDVKKYRGMIGSLLYLTASRPDIMFSVCMCARYQANPKESHLSAVKRIMKYLIGTLNVGLWYPKGSTCDLIGYSDSDFAGYKLDRKSTSGTCHLLGNSLVSWHSKKQVSVALSTAEAEYVAAGSCCTQILSRVCSCR; this is encoded by the coding sequence ATGGACAATGCTAAGGCAATGGACACACCAATGAGCACTACTTGCTACCTTGACAAAGATGAACAAGGTAAAAGCATAGATGTAAAGAAGTATAGAGGCATGATAGGATCGTTACTTTATCTAACGGCAAGTAGGCCAGATATCATGTTTAGTGTATGCATGTGTGCGAGATACCAAGCTAATCCTAAGGAATCTCACTTAAGTGCGGTGAAAAGGATTATGAAGTATCTCATAGGAACATTAAATGTTGGATTGTGGTATCCGAAAGGATCCACTTGTGATTTGATTGGTTATTCCGATTCTGATTTTGCCGGTTACAAATTGGATAGGAAAAGCACTAGCGGCACTTGTCACTTGCTAGGAAACTCTCTTGTTTCATGGCATAGTAAGAAACAAGTAAGTGTAGCCTTGTCTACCGCCGAAGCCGAGTATGTAGCTGCCGGTAGTTGTTGCACCCAAATTTTAAGCCGAGTATGTAGCTGCCGGTAG